ccctgaactcacaacaatcatcctacctttgcctcccgagtgctgggattaaagatgtgtgccacttagagccgggcatggtggtacacacctttaatcccagcactcgggaggtagaggtaggaggattgctgtgagtttgaggccaccctgagactccatagtgaattccaggtcagcctggcctagaataagactctacctcaaacaaaacaaaacaaaacaacaacaacaacaaaaaagatgtgtatcaccatatctggtttattttctgtatttttcatgGAATCAAATATCCTTTTATCCCCTCTTATTATTTTTCAAGAATATActttggggccaggcatggtggcacattccttcaatcccagcatttgggaggcagaggtaggaggattactgttaatttgaggccaccctgagaatacatagtgaattccaggtcatcctgggctagagtgaaaccctaccttgaaaaaccaaaaaaaaccagaacaaaacaaaacatacttggtgtgtgggggtgggggtggggggtaggggagggttggagagatggcttagtggttaacgcatttgcctgcaaagtcaaaggatctcagttcaattccccagcacccaagttaaccagatgcacaagggggcgcctgtgtctggagtttgtttgcagtgctggagaccctggtgcatccattctctccctgtctctttctctcttaaataaatatacttaaaatatttttaaaaagaacatacttTACATACACTGTGATGAGCAATAGTGAGGACTATAGTAACAGTTCTAAGTAAAATGAGGCACTCACTCAGCAgcatcaccatggcaaccaggggCTGTGCATGCTGACATGCCACCGATCTAACCCTGAGGTTTAGCAGCCAGGATGACTGAGGAAGAAATgagtataaaaaccccagcaaagGCTCTGTCACTCAGCTCCGAGGTGGACTTCGCATCCCTCTCTGTGTAGATACCTGCTGCGAGAAGCAGCAGCTCGTGGGACCCCTTGGCAGCCTGCACAGAGTGGACAGAGCAGGGCCCAGATGCTGCCTGTGGGCCAAGTGCAAGTGAGGGCCTCAGGGGTTTAGGCTAGTTGAGAGGATAAAGGAGAATGAAAAGGACCTggcttaattaacatgtgtgGAGAGTGAGTAAAGTGTGGCAAGTGAGTTAACATAACCGTCTCTCTTGACGGTTGGGTTTAGCGCTCTCCACACACATCACGTGgtggtgccatcttttccctcctccctgtgcccATTCCGccgagggccctcctcagggggGGTTGAGGGTTATGGGCTGTCACACCAGCAGTAGGCTactgggggagggaatgcctctgggtatgacctgtggctcttacaatctttccacccctgttCTGCAGACATctgtttaaaaattctttaatccTTACTTTTAATCAATATGCAACTAGTCAATTTTAGCACTTTGCTTTAATTAGTTAATCAACAGTATAAATATTGCTTCAGTTTATTTCAACAGCTGTATGTCATCCATTCATCAACCTACTTTGTCACTGCTGTGCATCTACAATGCCAGGCTTTATGGTAATTGTGGTTTGCTTAGTGGCGAAGAGGTCCTAAGCCACTTGATGGTGACAAGCACAAAGTAGTAGCATTTGTTTCTGACAAAATGTGATTCTTGTTCATTTTTGCCAATTAGCCTAAAAATGATTGATTTTGATTAGAAATTTGACAATAACAACAGgttattctgttttttattttttgagatagagcctcactctagtccaggctgacctggaactcactatatagtctcatggtggcctcaaactcttggcaatcctcctacctctgcctcccaagtgctgggattaaaggtgtgtgttaccatgcccggATCCTGAGTATATCAAAGTACAAAACAATGTACCAAGGACAAGGAGACAGGCTTGTGTTACGTTTAATAGTGCAGATGCTGCAGATATTTCACACTTTCAGGAGAGATGGTCATAGGAGAAGTGCACAATGAAGTATTATCCACAAACAAAGTGCTCTCTGTGGACCCTGCTTCCATTAGCAAATAGGTGACCATTTTTATAGTTGTCTGAGGTGCTGTAACACATCTGCTGATACTCCTAGCTGTTTAACTAAATTGGTCGTCTGTTCTAAAATCCATGTGATGCTAGGTTTTTCCAAATGTGCATGGGCTTGTGGGCCATCTGTTCCTGGGGTGCTCTTGCCACAGTTTTTGTTTAAGTCAGCATTAGTTCCACAGAGTCGTTCATCTTGGGCTTGATCAACCTTTTCCTCAGCTGGAACCGCATGACAAAGACCCATGTCCTCAAAGGAGTCCAGTAAATCTCCAACCTGGGGCTGTGGAGTGACTGATTTCAGATGTGTGAGCACATACTCTTCACACTGGCCAAGTGCGTTCAGAAGATCGTATATTGCACTGATCAATGTCGAATTATCACCATGAAGGTGACACCAGGAGAGCAAGGCACTGAATGAAAATACCAACACAAGTTAAATAGGAAAGACAATCACAGACATTGAGAATGATAAACCCAACATGTTTTTCTTCTAGATATTATGCAAAATTATATTAGCGACAGTCATTTAAGTAAAAAAATCAGGAAAGTTATGATGACTAAATAACATCAAAAAGGacattatcttttattattttttttggtttttccaagatagggtcttgctctagttctgtattctcagggtggcctcaaactcccggcgatccgcctgcctctgcctgcccagtgttgggattaaaagtgtgtgccaccatgcccagctgacattGTCTTTTAATATACTCAAGAGGACTTAATGACATGAACTATTTGTTTTCATATCCTCTTCTTCACAGCTCTATGTCATTTTTCATTTCAGATTTTCCCTTGTGACTATGTAACTTCTAAGCAGAAGGGTACAATTTGTAGAAAGATTAGAAAAATCAGTTCCTCCTTTAAGGACATCAGACAGCCTCTAAATGtaattcttttggggggggggtgagctaattagttatttattcttttggcAAACATTAGATAATATAAGCTATCTGTCTTTTATAGTTCCATATTCCTTTCTGCTTTACCAAGTTGCAAACATATTTAAGTGGATAAAATTCTTGGCTAAAGTCATATTCCAGAACTCCTGACATGCACTTTTCCAAGTTAGGATTAAATAAAGCTctgtttctcaggctggagagatggcttagtggttaaggtgtttgcctgcaaagccaaaggacccaggtttgattccccaggacccacgttagccagaggaacaaggtagcatgcatctggagctcgtttacagcagttgaaggccctggtacgcccattctctctccctccatctgcctctttctttcattcaaataagtaaaataaaataaaataaaagctgtgtTTTTCGGTAGGATAGTTTAGCATAAAACAGCAAAGAGCTGAGCCCACATACTTTCAGCTACCACATGGCACCTGAACCTTGGCTCCACTATCTGCCATTACTGTGGTGGCATCCTGACATGCACTCAGGGTTTGATATTAAAACAAGCCACATAATTTCCTATTTATAATGATAGCTTTCATAATGTacttctagccttttttttttttttgccatatgtGTGAGTATAAAAGAGCTTTACTCAAAACATGAAGAGCTTTTAATTAGGGAATGGTTGTAGCCCAAGCAGCAAAAAGCATAcatcttgagctgggcatgggggcacatgcctttgatcccagcacagaggtaggaggatggctgtgagtctgagactactctgagactacacaatgaattctaagtcagcctaggctacagcgaggccctgctttaaaaaaaacaaacaaaaagcatacaTCTTTCTGCTATTTctttccaaccccccccccaaaaccaaaccaaaacaaacaaaaaaaaagaccaggcatACATATTAAAGTGGGTGGATGGAAGTGGTGGTTCACTTTCTGAGAGCATTATTTAACGTTCTAAGGCAATCATGTGCTGTTATTGTTCATTTTCATACAATTTCTCTGGCTGAGCTGAGGTTAACATGACTCAGAAGTTTAAAAAGTTACCTTAGTGTTCCTCTGAGTAGTCCATAGTTCAAAACGACGCCCGCGCCTTCCTTAAAGCCTTGATTGAAGCCCTGCTGAAGAGCAGCTGCCTTGCCAGCATCCACCCCATCTCTGTAACCTTCCTAAGCATATGAACAGTGAATGAGTCACGTGTGGCTCTTCTGCAAAGATgcacacccagtgacactgccgaCCCAGGGTTCTTCCTGTTATCAAACATAACATGGCAAAGACATGAAACCAACGCAGAATGTTTCTCGTAAAATCTGGTTGTGGGCTAGATAGCTCAGCCACTTAAggctcctgcttgcaaagcctgagagtgtgggtttgattccccagtatccatgtaaagccaaccaCACCAagcagtgcatacatctggacttgTTTGTAatagcaagaggtcctagtgtgtcTATTCccccactctgcttgcaaataaattatttacatatatatacatacacagacacatacatataggttgttgttgttgttgttttctgaggtagggtctcactctagcataggctgacccagaattcattatatagtctcagggtggcctggaacttatagtgatccttctatctctgtctcccgagtgctgggattaaaggcacatgccaccacgcctggctaaacaaatgaatatttaaaaaaaaattgtttatttttatttacttatttgagagcgacagagagaaagggaatgggtgcgccagggcctccagccactgcaaacaaactccaaatgcatgtacccccttgtacatctggctaacgtgggtcctggggaatggagcctcgaaccggggtccttaggcttcacaggcaagtgcttaaccgctaaaccatctctacagcccaaatgaatattttaaaatattttatttgtttatttatttgacacacacatagagggaatgggcatgccagggcctccagccactgcagatgaactccagatgtgtgtgtccccttgtgcatctggctaacatgggtcctggggaatcgaacctgggtcctttggctttgcaggcaaatgccttaaccacaaagccatccctccagctacaAATGAATAATTTGAAAAGCTTATTgcgagttggagagatggtttagcagttaaggtgcttgcctgcgaggcctaagaactcaagttcaaatctccaggttccacgtagccagatgcacagtgacacacatgcaatgtcacacatgtgccactctgtcataataaaaaaatactagaaaGCTTATCATTTTATCTTTCCTTACCCCCTtttgccctctcctctcctccttccttcctggttCCCAGGTTGGTCTGGGGCTCATTTGTAGCCCAGTCTTGCCTCAGACTCACACTCCTCTTACATCACCCTCCCAAGTCATTACCTTTATCCCACTTTTGAAATTTAGGCTTATTGGGCAAACtttaaacattgattttttttttcttggcatgtttatgtgtgtggtacGTGTGTGCAGGTGCGTGGGTTTGTTGTGGAGGCCACAGGCTGACATCATGTGTTTTCATGGAACACTCTCCCttgtatttactgaggcaggttctctcaaTTAAACTCAGAGCATGCCAACTCAGCCACTCAACCTAGCCAGCCTGCCCCAGAATCCCTcacctctgccctctgagtgccGGAGTTAGCGGCAGGTGGCCATGACAGCCCcgcttttatatgggtgctgggagtctgaattcaggtcctcaagcttgcatggcaaatgctttactgactgagccgtcTTCCTGCCCTGAGCGCTGACtcgtgttgtatgtgtgtgtggtgagtgagTGTCTACCTATGCATGCACAGGACAACCTTCGGTGTCATGTTTTCAGGCACCattcaccttttttgagacaggatctctcactggcctagaacttgccaaGTACGCTAGAATGAGCCcttgggatccacctgtctcagcctccccagctcAAGCACAAGGTCCTGGGATTGAACTCACGTCCTTCATACTCACaagacaagtactttactgactgagccatctccctcacctttctGTAATTTTAAACCTGTGGTGGGAATGCTTTCCCAGAAAGACAGCACAGAACAGTACACATCTGGTCTCTTGGCACCTTACTAGAATGGTGTGGGTGGTTAAGGAGGCTGGCAAAGTAGAGAGGAGACTTTCAGGAAAAGGAAGACAGGCAGCCAGGCTTTACAAAGTTTGTTTGGCATATAGTTCAACTGTGGTATAGAGATTTCTGCCTTCCATCTCCCAAAGGTGCTACTGCATTCAAATGATACTCAGTACTTACTAATCTAGCCCCAGCCTCTGATAATTAATAGCATAGTACTTGGTCTGAGCAAAACTGGTTTTACTGAAACATTAAATTGGATGGATCCCCATGGCAGGTATACAGGGCAGTTTAGTGGCTGGCAAATATATTAGGTGGATACAAATCTTACCAATTTGTTCTAATCCAGAAATAAGTCTCAGTGCTTCACTTGGACAATAATCTTAGTTTCAAAGAATGAGACAGACTAAGAATAAATTATTTagttacattaaaaaagaaactaaaccgggcatggtggtgcatgcctttaatctcagcactggggaggcagaggtaggaggactgccgtgagttcaaggccactttgagactacagagtgaattcaagtcagcctgggctagagcaagaccttacctctaaaaacaaaaacaaagtaacaaaaaactaactggggctggagagatagagatggtttagggattaaggtgcttgcctgcaaagccaaaacaaaacaaaacaaacaaaacaaaacaaaacaaaacaaaaaccaccaggtttgattcctcaggacccacttaaagccaaatgcaaaaagtggcacatgcatctggagttcatttgcagtggctggaggccctggtgcgcccattctctctgtctttattctatctctttgtttgcaagtagataagacaaaataaaaataatgtaaatagtTGTGGCACaccctttaggaaaaaaaaaaacaaacacccaatTTTAAACTTTCCTTGCTTACTACTTATATGCCATTCTGGTTTCTCTTTAGTGTCCTTGgacaccattctttttttttttttttttttttcccagaggtagggtcttgctctagctcaggctgacctggaattcactctgtagtctcagggtggccttgtactcacggccatcctcctgcctctccctcccaagtgctgggattaaaggtgtgcgttcaATTATCTGTGGGAAACTAACTTGATATAGTGGCCACCTCTTTGTTCAAGATGTATCTAAataggactggagtgatggctccatggttaagttacttgcctacaaagcccaaagaccagggttcgattctccagtacccacataaagtcagaagcacaaagtggcacatgcatctggagattgtttgcagtgaatggaggccctggttgacaccatttaaaaaaaaaaaaaactttggaagTTATTtgcgaggggggggggggagtgttgcagtccggttcgcattgctggtagaaatcacccaaccaagagcagcttctgggaaagagatttattttggcttataggctcgaggggaagctccacgatggcaaggagaaacgatggcatgagcagagggttgacatcaccccctggccaacataaggtggacacagcaacaggagggtatgccaaacactggcacagggaaactggctataaagcccataagcccgcccccaacaatacactccctccaggaggcattaattcccaaatatccatcg
This genomic interval from Jaculus jaculus isolate mJacJac1 chromosome 16, mJacJac1.mat.Y.cur, whole genome shotgun sequence contains the following:
- the Yae1 gene encoding protein YAE1 homolog; protein product: MSWVAAAPAVRSPGEPGDVFDEEADEVLLARREWRSHMRRRVQEGYRDGVDAGKAAALQQGFNQGFKEGAGVVLNYGLLRGTLSALLSWCHLHGDNSTLISAIYDLLNALGQCEEYVLTHLKSVTPQPQVGDLLDSFEDMGLCHAVPAEEKVDQAQDERLCGTNADLNKNCGKSTPGTDGPQAHAHLEKPSITWILEQTTNLVKQLGVSADVLQHLRQL